GACTCCTCAGGTTCATATGATGTTCTTATCAATCCTGCTTCTCTTTTAAATCCAGCTCAGACCATCAGATGCTCAGCGTCTGCAGCCTCGAAAGCTTTGAAACTGTGGAGACTGACAGCTGTAGACGTTTTCGGGCTTGTTTTATGATGTCGGGTCATGTGGTTTGGAAGCCTCACTTTGCTGCTTATGACTGAAAGTTTGTTGGTTGGGTTTCAATGCATTGAAATGTTCGACGGCTCTGCTGTTGGATCAGTATTTCCCATCTGCTCTCTGAGTTACGGGTCTCTACGGGTCGCTCATAATCACTGCTGTTCACAGGCCTGATGTAAAGGACCGCCGtttctttttccattttctttGCACATTCTTTTGCCTGTTTTTAgtttattctgtcttttttaatgctttatgttgtgcatgtattttaaatatatcagtatCTTAAtgcagttttgggtgtttcgggttgctttcactttgaaagtCAAGTCAATAAATTTCTCTTTCTGTTGTTTTTCCAATGTGgtatttttcttctttgttgTCTTTTGATggcttatgaaaaataaaatctccACAATAAAGTCTATTACAGAAGCTTATTTTCACCATGGgatgcaaaaataaacatttttatcacAATTCAGACTTCTGAGGAAAtgtcaaaattgcaagataCAAACAGAATTGTGAGGTATGAAGTTTCGACtgcaatataaactcagaattctgaggaaaaTAGAATTTTGAGATGTAAACTCCAAATTTTTAGCAGATAAAAAGTcagttacagttttttatttatttattttttattctgtggtgaaaacgggcttccatagtccACACATTCAAACAAATCTAAAATGATTATATACCAGTTTGAGTATCATCTAATATCATTTCAActctgtttttctgtttcaATTACTGATAACAATGAAAGAATCACACAAAACACTTCATAGCAGTTTAATGAATCACTTGTGTAGTATCATTTAATTTAGATGAGTTTACAGAGCTCTAGTTTGTccgttaaataataaaactatgtacacatttataaatgtgGCCTGTGATTTATACAGTGATGGTTACATAAACAGATGCCGTACGCTACTTGACATGAGAAGGATAATATAACATGATGGTTGAGTTACTTTCATTTATCCCTTCACTTATACTTTCTTTAAGAGTAACAGGTCATAGCAATTTAAAATCAAAGTCAAAGATTTACAAACAGGCCCCCAATGCACTATATTTTCTCATTTGGTCCCTAATACTGCAGTATATAATGCCAAATGTGAATATTTTAGTTCTAGATGAAAGATGAAAATTTGCTGAGACGGTGCTCGCCCTCagtccatccaagatgtagatgagtttgtttcttcatcagcaatggatgctctgcagtgaatgggtgccgtcagaatgagagtccaaacaactgataaaaacatcacaataacccacaccactccagtccatcagttaacatcttgagaagcaaaatgtttgcatatttgtaattaaaagaaaaatccatcattaagatgttttaactttaaaccattacTTCGagcaaaatatgagtcctctatccataatttAGCTTCCAGTAAAAAGTAAtctgatctgaatcaggagagaaatctgcacagatcaagcaccgtttacaagcccaaacagtccaaaacagctctaaacaaatatgcgttattgttttttcccccctcactttattttaattttctctaCATAACCATGTTACACCATACAATTACGGGTACAGAATGACTGCTAACATGTATAACCAAATCCCATCTAATAAGCAAGTCCATGCAGCCAATGGAAATAGAATAAACAAATATGCGGTGGATTCTGATGAGAGAGGACAACAGTAGATTGACTTTTTGACTGGAGCAATCataattatggattatgaactattatattttaatcagAAATTATAgtcttaaattaaattttgtttcttacaaaagcAGCTTTTCGCTTTACAAGATTAATTAaggttaactgatggactggagtggtgtggattattgtgatgtttttatcagctgtttggactctcattctgatggcacccatttactgcagagcatccattggtgagcaagtgatgcaatgctacatttctccaaatctgatgaagaaacaaactcatctacatcttggattgcCTGAGATCGAGTaggctacattttcagcaaatttaatttttggctAAACTGATCCTTTAATCATAATGACACAAAAGGAATGCCCACATACAAGCCAGATAATTCATATTTGAATCATAATCCTACATTCTATAGTTACTATGGTAACAGCTGTAATTAAGTAAGTAAATTTAGTGTCATTGTTCAGATGTACAGAAAGTCACTGTAAATCCTGTAAAACAGTTACCTGAATGTTCATCCCGCCTAATTATAACaacatgaaaaattatttgcaaATAATGGGCTCATGACAAGGACGGATGTTATCGACATAAAAACACAGACGGCATCACATTGCCAGGGACTTCATAACATCACATTATGTTGGATTCTGGAAGCGTTCAGTGTTTTTGCACGACGAATGGACATGTGTAATGCATTCGGTCCATGTTTATCTTAGTAATATCTACCATATTTAGCTGCTCTATGAGTCTCTGGGTTCATGCGCCCAGTTGAGACTCATAACACAGGAAGAACTAGAATAAATTCACAGGAAGTACAGGACCTTGACCTCGTCCTTTAGCCCCCTCCAGTAATGACCTGCTAAATCTGCTTCAGTGTCCTGGAAGATCCAGATAAAGCAGGTAGTTTAACGTGGTTTCCACCTGGTCTAGGTGGTCTGGTAAGGAGCTACAATGTTCCAGAGAGTCAACGTGAAATCAAAGCTGACTTTCTTCATACATGCTACTGATCTAATAGTGCACATTTTTACAAACAAGCTAAATGATCTTTCTTCACTAGGAAACGCATCAGATTAGACGAGTTAAATAGCGAGTATGACCTGTTGGTTTCCAGCATTGCATCATCCTAGTAAGTTTCGGTGTGTGTGCAGAAGGGGCTGAAGAACAGGTTTTGGTTTGCGTTCATTCGTACAGCTACAGAAAGTGTCTTTGCTATCACATCACTGGATGTTGGCATGCATAAGTCATGTGGCATATTATTTGGGAAAAGCATCTTCTGGTAAAGAATGTAGAATGCCAACATTTGCAGAGGTCTGGTGTTATTATTGCACGTCTCCTGCCACACGCAGTGCTCACAGTGctggaggatgatgatgatggaggAAATGCATGCGGGGAAGCACAGCTTTAATCAATACCTGACCCTCTGGGAGACTGAAGGAAGTGATGTCATTGAGGGCATGAGACATCAAAATAGCCAGATTGAAGGATAAGAAAGCTGTGAGAGTGGAAAACTActttgttatttaaattaaataatatttattgatttaagtatttgtttgttgatttatgcatttattatgcttttattggtttatttgcttgtttgttgaacatgttaacatgttaaaatatttctgtaactcaaaataatataaccattaaaaaattatttattttactagttgccaaggttttttttactattattattattattttcacttagtttaatttgaatgatcaaaataacaaaaaataatcaataaaaactatacatatttttggtaacactttacaataaggttattgtaaattagttaacattagttaagtgtattagttaacatgaactaagcaTGAACAatgcttctacagcatttaatcatcttagttaatgttaatttcaacatttactaatacattattaaaatcaaaaattgtatttgttaacattagttaatgcactgtgaactaacatgagcaactgtattttcattaacaaagattaataaatagggtAACAAACGtattattcattgttagttcatgttggTTAATACAGTAACTactgttaacaaatgacaccttgtaaagtgttaccatattttttaacaaaagctttaattaaaattaaaatggaaacagaaaatatacaattaaaatcgaattcaaaatattaacaaaaattacaatagGATGccaatatactaaaataacactgttgtCAAATCAATTGGCAACTTTTACATTTTggagcaaagaaaaaaatgggaaaaaatattttactagaTAAATCTCATAAAACCTTTCAGGAAACAGTGTCcagctcatatttaaaaaataaaaataaaagaaattatattttgcattatttcacTCAAACGTGTAAATGCTACCATTAACAAGTCATTGATGTGACTATTCctgcataattttcatttttttaatctattccTTTTTTAATTGTCCCAAAACAAGCTTCatcttcttttttaatttttctactAATTTTGAGGTTCACCCACCACATTAACAGTGATGTAGATTAATGCACcagttgtttttaatatttttatggatcTTTAACATTtgctattttaataataaatataaataaaatgtattttttaaatatttaaatcgaTCTTTGGCATGACAGTAGATTTACGGCTGCGAGAACATTTCAATCTCTCCGTTTTCACGTTTAACCTCAAATATTTCGAGCAACGCTTGTGCAGTGAagcaaacacaaataaaatcttGGAAAGACTGTAGGAGGTTTGTGTGTCTTAGAGAAGTTGGACCCACACACAGTTTGAATAGTGGTGATATTAGTGTTTTCTGATATGTTTATAAAACACACTGAACTCATCTAATAATGCAGCAGTGTCGTTGCACATGCACGTTAACGCAGCGTCATTCTCTCTTGCTGTCGTGTGATTGGGTGAGGTTGGGCGATGTGTGATGAAGCACCAGAAGACcggagagagtgagagagatgcCCACCCACCACAGAGCCACGTGTGTCTCCCCGAATATTAGCTGCCCCAGAAACGCCTGTTCagcaaaggaaaaaaacaacagatcATCATCATGACATAAGACATCTATATAGACTTTAACAAGCAGAAGAGTTCAACTCAAGACCTCTATCACAAATTAATATTGCTGCTGGGAAGATTATTTTCTATGCTGTCATGAACtgtttattcttaaattaatctaaagtaaaatgacaagatcacttcaattaatatttcatgtcaatgtatttgtttattttacataaccATATGCAACCCAAATGGACGTTTTCAATCTCCAGCATACTTAGTCAAACCGTCAAAcaaaacatgatctttaatgTAGTGATAATCACTTTTCTgacttttttagttttaataagaTTACTAGctaaagatttttcttttttaattatgaatcatttaaaaaatgcatatatatttaaatacaataatatataaaatatatatttatttgtgtgtgtgtgtgtgtgtgtgtgtgtgtgtgtgtgtaagagtgtATTTTTATCTATAATAAAGAGATTTTTCCAGTTCCAAGaacaaatttaataatatattttttaaaatagttatttaattctaaaaagtaatttatcagctggaaattgttttattattttacatttttgtttattttttttgcattttatttctataatagAGTGACAAGTAATCACTTTTCTGttttaaggatttttaaaataatgaataatttttcaggataacaatttttaaaataattcatcaGCTAGAAATCCCTATTATTTTCATAAGCGCATTGTTTTTATCGATAATAAAGTGATTTTTAtattatgattaattaatttttttttaaataattttttttacaattattcagCAGCAAGAAATTGCTCTATTATTTTGAAAGATTATTTTTCACGCgtgcaattttatataaaattctatattaaaaaaagataatcACTTTTCTGATTGTTCCAGTTGTTCCAGATTACTAgctaaggttttttttattattattcttaagataatatatttaaaaaataattagttaaaataattaatcagCTAAAAATTGttctattatttttaattactatttattttttggtttttgtgAGTACAATTTGTAttagatgcacacacacacacacaaaaacacaaaaaataaatacaaactaaaaatgtcaaattatttaatgatttcTAGCTGATGAATTGTTTTTGACTTAAGCATAACTAGAAGTACTTTTATTGACTACACAGTTCGTGAGGAAAGTCAGACCCTCCTATCAAACCCCCTGTCATTTGCACACTGACCCACTCATCAGTCAGATGCTGTGGCGCTGATACTCACAGAGGAGATGAAGTTGGAGGCGGTGGTGGTCACAGTGGTGCGGGTGGAGGAGCACGAGCTGCGGAGAGCTTTGGCCAGGAACGTCCACATCACAGCGTTACAGGTGAACAGCAGACCTCCACACAGCAGTCTGAGAGGGATGTGCAACTAGCACACAAAAAAGTGGGCCAATTACAATTCACTTAGTATCCCACttagtacacttccataatgtacttaaagtgctctattttcgcacACTAATTTTAtccttaatatactaaaaatgattcttgagTACtgcttaagataaacttaagatcaactatgctattttgggacaccatgaatatgaactaaaatgtgcttttaacatactatctctgcatttaaaaaatgtatttaataaccACTTGTAGTACATTTGAGTGTAGCAGTAGTGTATGAAAAATGGGTTCAAGTGTGCaagtgataatttttttttttttaaatacagagatagtatgttaaatgcttattttagcTCATATTCATGGTTACCAAAAATGCACAGTTGAGTACTCTTAGTTGATCTTAAGTTTAACTTAAGtagtactaaagaatcatttttagtagcctatagtacaaaattagtgcgcaaaaatagagcactttaagtagaagtgtacttttttttgttgttgctttttttttaacctagaATATACTGCAATATTCACAAGCCATATATGACTCATGGTGTCCATATAAATGAATACTACTGGTTCAAGCTGTGGAAATACTAATGCTCAATTAGTGCATCAAAAAGAGCATTCACGTGTGCGCGCTGCTGAAGGTCATACGTGTCTGTCACGTAACAgcatcatcctcatcctcatcctcatcccaGAAAACAGCTAAACGCGAGATGTTTGAACCCTGATGTGACAGTGGCTGTGTTTTCACGCGCGACGCACACTCACCCAGTCGCACGCGCTCGTGTCGTTGTGCTGCGTGAATCTCCTCTGCTCGCCCCACGTCCGCAGGCCGGTCTCACATACGCCCTTCAGATAGTCGGTGCCGAGGGACAGTTTGGCGGAGGAGGACGCGACCGCGCCGAGAAAACCCGCCAGCAGCGCGTAAAGGACCCCGGGAAACATGACGATCAGAGACGGACTCCAGAAGACCCATCACATCTCCAGCACCGCGAGCGAAAACACTCCATCAGCATCACCGCTGCGAGGAAGCGCGCGGGCaggtgcattctgggaaatgtagtccgtGCCGCATTGCACATTTTATGCATTGTGTACgtgaattctgtcattaattactcatccttatgttgttccaaacccgtaagacattcgttcatcttcggagcacaagttaattaactttttatgaaatccgagagATTAATTCTGACCCTAGGCAGCAATGCAACTGGTACGTTTTATggcccagaaacatagtaaggacttcattaaaatagtccatgtgaatactttttgtgcacaaaggaaaacaaataacaactttattcaatattttttctctcttccGGTTCAGTCACGAGAGTACAGTTAGTCagagtagaattttttttttctcgtttaCTGAAATGTTGTCCTGACACTAAGAAAAGTCTGCCACAGACCATGCTAACCAAACCATTCATATAATCGCTCTAAAGGCGGGTGTTTGTCCTAGGCctaatttattgattaaatatcTATATTTGTTGCTTTACAGTAGGTGAGTTTCCATTACAGATTTGCGCAAAACTTAGAACATTCAAATATAATGCTCCCATAATGTCtgcaaaatgatcaaatggaATGTTCCCTTAACGTTCacgcatttttaaaaaatggaagTTTATGCgttcagaaataacattttcataactaaACAGGAACGTCAGcaaaacattcttagaacatatttttgttacctGGAAGCTAAGTGCTTTTAGAGAAGATGATCAACACAGTTTTGTTGTAGCCTACCTCTCTACGCTTCAGTATGTTAGTCCGATTGCCACCAAACTCAGGCATGATGTCAAGACATTGAGGAAACAAAATTGCAAAGGGATTTTCGAGATATATTCGAGAAGGTGTGTTATTATAACTTAAGCATACTTTGTCTGATTTTAATCAAACTTCACCAGGCCGGTCACATAGATGTGACTATTATGAGTGAAAGATAcaagtcatggccaaaaatattaaatatatattatataataagaatttaaaatggggggaaatatcattatgaaataaatgtttttctctaaaacacattaacggcacccttttattcaatactttttgaaacctccatttgccagtttaacagctctaaatgttctcctataatgcctgatgaggttagagacacctgacaagagatcagagaccattccttcatccagaatcactccagaccctttagattcacagctccacgatggtgcttcttctcttcagttcactcatcttctacagggttcaggtcagaggactggaatggccagcagaagcttggttttgtgctcagtgacccatttttgtgttgtttttgaggtttgtgtttggattattgtacggttggaagatccaaacatggcccattataagatttctaacagagtcagtcacttattgattttttatctgttggtatttgatagaatccatgatgccatgtgtctaaacaagatgtccaggacctccagcagaaatataggcccacaacatcaaaaatacagcagtatatttcattgtacacatggggtactttttatccctgtgttcaccaaacccatcttgagtgtttgctgctaaaaagctcattttttagtttcatctgaccatagaagccagtcccatttgaagctccagtcgtgtctgataactgaatatgctggagtttgtttttggatgagcgaggagaatttttcttgaaaccctcccaaacaacatgtgctgatgtaggtgctgtttgacaattttcttttaaggttttctgaccccgagattcaactattttctgcaattctccagctgtggtccttggagagtctttagccactcaaactctccttctcaccgtgcattaggacgatatagacacacgtcctcttctaGGCAGTTTCGTCACATTtgatgttgattggaaattcttaattattgctctgatggtggaaatgggaattttcactgctctagctcttttcttaaagccacttcactaatttgtgaagctcagttatcttttgctgcacatcagaaatatattctctggtttttctcattgtgatggatgattaagggaatttgggctttgttttccctcctatttatatttctgtgaaacataatttcatgttcataatcaccctggagtgctcataattgtgaatatgaatgggaatatacttcagagataatTTATAGGgatgccaataattttgtccaaagtgtgtttgagaaaaacattaatttcataatgatatttccccccattttaaattcttattatccaatgaaaggttagatttttgtgaattttatttttaaataaaagatcaaaaggattaacaatgcagattaattttcacagccttctttgatcatatttaccaagggtgccgatatttttggccatgactgcaCCACCAACTGGCAGCAGGAAGTGTGtctttttcaaaatgctttgaaatcGTCCTCTTATTTTTACCCGATTTGCTATaaacttcatcagaataatgtCAAAACATGGCAGATGTGAAgggatttttgatattttaagtaCTGTTGCCATGGCAATGCTTCAAACTTTAAAGTTCTTCTTATGTATATACTCCTCCAATGGCTGTTATACGATTTACACCAAACTTTGTCTACATGTTGCCAAAACACTAAGGAGCCTAAATTATATATCTCAAGCGGTGTTGCCATCgtgatttattaaaacaatgccAATAAAGTAAACAGGAGTTGTCTTATAGCCTGTCTTTAAAGTGCATTGTTCAAACTCCTCAAAACTTTTGACATATGAAGAACAAGTCATTCTGAAGAAACATGCTTAGTTTAATAAATTCCTGATGCTCTGGGGcctaacagaaaataaaaaccatCAGACATTTGAAGGTTTTTCAATGTCAGATGAAGGCTGGAATACTACGGTTaggaaaatacatattttaaaccTAATCCTTTTTCTGTTTGGTTCTATCAGTTAGaatgacaaataaatagaaTCAGTtgatatgtattatataattataataaatgtatgtagtatataattattttataaatgcttATAGatcattacaattattttaaaattatagagttaaaaataataaaaaattatatatatatatatatatatatatatattctttgttaTGTAACATCTCATGATACTCATCACaacttttgaaaagaaaattgttaaattataaaaaactgTCATGACTATTGAAATGGTTTATTTAGATCACAgttttaaatttaacatttaatgaatACATGGTTGAGGCCTTGTTAATGAAATTGTACAGTActattcaaaatgtaattaattttattcagtatGAATgcactgaatcatttaaaagtgacagtaaagagatTTGTTATagaaggttgtttttttttttcaaataaatgctgttcttttgaactttatattcatcaaagaatcctgaaaatctACATGTATAAcatgagagacttctttcaaaaacaaacatacatgcaTTTGTGCATTTATGAATTAGATAAATTGAATTCAAAGATGTTCCAGTGAAATTCTGAGTATTCTTTGTCTGTGGAAGGAGAGAATAATATAATGGTAATGAGATGATTCTCCATTCTGAGATAGATACAGGAATCATGACCTTATCAGACAcatcagagagagagatgctCTCGGATGACTCATCATCCCCATTAAAGAAATCATCCAACGACATTTAAAGAACATATGTTTCCATCCAAGAACTGTGACTTTAATAAGCGATGGATGGTGACTTGATGGAGATCAGATTCAGATCTAAAGGTCATTACAGGCATGTCAGTGGACTGTTCTTATCttacttaaaattaatttagtatcactgagatatttatatattttacattataattttaggcttaataagttaattttgatgtgtttttgtcattttaaaataaaaggtcTATAcagcttcttcttcttcttttttttatatacagccatttttaattgattttattttgatttaaactAAATGTTGTTTTGGCAGCCCTCTGTTATTTTTGAAGGTATATTAGTGATGTTATATAGCTGTGAGGCCAGTAGAGGACACTAGATTCACTGTTCATTGTTTGTGCTCCAGACATGATCAAGCCCTCAAATCACGTGTCTTGTTGAGGAGGTTTGTGGAAATATTGCTGTTCTTTTCTGTCAGTCGATCAGGTTTCTCGGTCTTTTTTGCTATTAGGAAGTTCAAAGCTTCTACTTCCTCTTTTCCCTCTTCTTCATCTTCCCCTGCCATGTTTAACTACCAAACGGAAGTTCTGTGATCTGATCGTTCTCagttcaagaaaaaaaacatctcaaaaataaaaagagcaaGGCGTGAGATTGGAAAAGTTTGCAAAACATTTCTTTCCAAAACTCCTTTAGTATTTTAGTAACTTCTCTGAGATTAAGCAAACTGGAAGATCCAGGCTGCTTGAGGTCATCAGCTGCATGTTTTCATCTTCAGCAAAGACTGAAGTTTCTCTGAGAGAGTCCATGCAGATGCCTCCAGAGATCATCGAACTTTTAGACTCTCTCATTAGCACAATAACACTCTGAACAATGAACAGCATGAGAAAacagagcgaacgtttgagggGCAAAAGTCCACCAGCTCGTGTTTCTGTGGACGATCCTCCCATGAACAACAGACAGAAGCAGTTAAAGGTCGTCACAGTTCACTGTCTCTGCTGAACGCAAGGATAATTGGCCTCTTATGTGCAAGATTTTCCTTCCTGAAAGTGTGAAGAACACGAGGAGTTAATTAGCAGAGATAAT
This portion of the Onychostoma macrolepis isolate SWU-2019 chromosome 19, ASM1243209v1, whole genome shotgun sequence genome encodes:
- the LOC131526095 gene encoding transmembrane protein 42, producing the protein MFPGVLYALLAGFLGAVASSSAKLSLGTDYLKGVCETGLRTWGEQRRFTQHNDTSACDWLHIPLRLLCGGLLFTCNAVMWTFLAKALRSSCSSTRTTVTTTASNFISSAFLGQLIFGETHVALWWVGISLTLSGLLVLHHTSPNLTQSHDSKRE